The Pseudanabaena yagii GIHE-NHR1 genome segment GCTGGTGATTTGCCTTGATCGATCGCATTCCCGATGTGCAGTACAAAATAATTGTTGGTTTATCACGGTGAGTTCTTTCATAACTTTGCAAAATAGTTTTCACCTGTGAAATACCCAAACCTGACTCAATATCTGTAAGTGAGACAAGTTGACTATTGCCAATATGATCCTCTTGATATTCCTCAAATGATCGCACATCGATTAGCAGTACAGACTTGAACTTGCCACTAGCTAACTCCTGCACAGAAATTTGCGGCGTACTAAAGCTTTGCAAATAGACAGGTAAACTCATTTGATGTTGATAAGCAAGAATGCTCAGGGTTCCAGTCCCAGCTACCAAGAGAGCGCCAACTACCGCTAAAGGAAGCAAATATCTACGGTTAGCAAAAACTTGCTGGAATTTATGTGTTTTGATGTGGTCTATATTGGAATTCATTATTCCCTCGTAATATTTTAATTTAGAGGTGATATGGGGTGCGAAGCACCCCATATCACCTCTAAATTTTTTCCCTAATTTTGATATTGAAACGATTTCTAATACTTTGAAATGGATAGATTAAATGATTTAAGTAACTAGTCTTAATATTCAATTTATTGCCATACTTAGTTGGATTTTCACCCTGAGGCATATGCCAAGTGCCAAATATATAATCAATAATTGGCAACTGAACCGCAAAATTTTTATTAGATATTTTAGGATTGCGATCATGATGCCAATGATGAAACTCTGGTGTCGCAATAATCCACTTTACAACGGGAAACTGAATACGAATATTGGCATGAACAAAAAAGGCGATCGCACTAGAAAAAATTGCATAAATTGCTAAAGCTTCTGTCGAAAATCCTAGCCAATAAAGGGGAATCATTTGACAAGCTTTAGTAAATATCTGCTCGAAAGGATGCACTCGAACTGTCGCTAGCCAATCGATATTGGTTGAACTATGATGAATTATGTGAAATTGCCATAGCCAAGGCACAGTATGTAATAGGCGATGGGCAAAATAAAAACAAAGATCACCAATCAAGATAGAAACTACTACTTGCAAGCTAAGTGGTTGTTGAGATACAAACCTAGATAGCATCGGTATTGAACCTTGGCTAAGCAAGGCAAATACTATTAA includes the following:
- a CDS encoding rhodanese-like domain-containing protein; the encoded protein is MNSNIDHIKTHKFQQVFANRRYLLPLAVVGALLVAGTGTLSILAYQHQMSLPVYLQSFSTPQISVQELASGKFKSVLLIDVRSFEEYQEDHIGNSQLVSLTDIESGLGISQVKTILQSYERTHRDKPTIILYCTSGMRSIKANHQLSHSGYQALTLTGGITAWRKQFTRSQDLQVLAAK
- a CDS encoding sterol desaturase family protein; its protein translation is MLEIPDVIKGILILICVFIPLEKVLALHQQNLFREGWLTDLCYYFSGYFIGKGTIQILIVFALLSQGSIPMLSRFVSQQPLSLQVVVSILIGDLCFYFAHRLLHTVPWLWQFHIIHHSSTNIDWLATVRVHPFEQIFTKACQMIPLYWLGFSTEALAIYAIFSSAIAFFVHANIRIQFPVVKWIIATPEFHHWHHDRNPKISNKNFAVQLPIIDYIFGTWHMPQGENPTKYGNKLNIKTSYLNHLIYPFQSIRNRFNIKIREKI